One part of the Hydrogenobacter sp. T-2 genome encodes these proteins:
- a CDS encoding tRNA threonylcarbamoyladenosine biosynthesis protein TsaB encodes MRLFSLDTSFSFINLTLIEDGKVVLHHMVDDNKKTLQHLPSLLKELKIEPESVDAFAVSLGVGYLTSLRIGITFMKTLAYLERKPIVGYENLMMLCLFVKAPEEKVVALRVSSNVFCRRCDGSKVSEIFTLDKKPEVPLVGLAIQSIGDIQLEYFPFSLYGGLWAYRRLSEGYMGDEPMLLEPIYLKEPV; translated from the coding sequence ATGAGGCTATTTTCCTTGGATACCTCTTTTTCCTTTATAAACCTCACTCTTATAGAGGATGGTAAGGTGGTTTTGCACCATATGGTGGATGACAATAAAAAGACCCTTCAGCATCTGCCAAGCCTTTTGAAAGAGCTTAAGATAGAGCCAGAGAGTGTGGATGCCTTTGCAGTTTCCTTAGGAGTGGGCTATCTCACTTCCCTTAGGATAGGTATAACCTTTATGAAAACTTTGGCTTATCTGGAAAGAAAGCCTATTGTTGGTTATGAAAATCTTATGATGTTATGTCTTTTTGTGAAAGCTCCAGAGGAAAAAGTGGTTGCTTTGAGAGTTAGCAGTAATGTTTTTTGTAGAAGGTGTGATGGTTCAAAGGTAAGTGAGATATTTACCTTAGATAAAAAGCCAGAAGTTCCTCTTGTGGGTCTTGCGATCCAGTCTATTGGAGATATACAACTTGAGTATTTTCCCTTTTCTCTATATGGTGGTCTCTGGGCTTATAGGAGGCTTTCTGAAGGTTATATGGGCGATGAGCCTATGCTTTTAGAGCCTATTTATCTCAAAGAGCCTGTTTAG
- a CDS encoding flavin reductase family protein, whose protein sequence is MMLFDMEKPQGFDPYEVLTRLVVPRPTAWVSTLSPEGIPNLAPFSFYNAVCDEPPVVLISISKRENHQRKDTSRNILATREFVINFVSEDLLKEVELSSRDFPPEISEFEVCKLQEAKAYKVEAPRVAKARAWLECRLLKHEELFDYDLIFGRVVFAGVESFEVASLKPVGRLSGKFCRIVEINQAPNQP, encoded by the coding sequence ATGATGCTCTTTGATATGGAAAAGCCCCAAGGTTTTGACCCCTATGAGGTTCTTACCCGTTTAGTAGTCCCAAGACCCACGGCGTGGGTTTCCACCCTTAGCCCAGAGGGTATTCCAAACCTCGCACCTTTTAGCTTTTACAATGCGGTGTGTGATGAGCCCCCTGTGGTGCTCATATCCATAAGCAAAAGGGAAAACCACCAGAGAAAGGACACTTCAAGAAATATCCTTGCCACGAGAGAGTTTGTTATAAACTTTGTCTCTGAGGATCTTCTAAAGGAAGTGGAGCTGAGCTCAAGAGACTTTCCCCCAGAGATAAGCGAGTTTGAGGTCTGTAAGCTCCAAGAGGCAAAAGCCTACAAGGTAGAAGCACCAAGGGTAGCGAAAGCCCGAGCATGGCTTGAGTGCAGGCTACTAAAACACGAAGAGCTCTTTGACTATGACCTTATCTTTGGACGGGTGGTCTTCGCGGGTGTGGAAAGCTTTGAAGTAGCTTCTCTAAAGCCTGTTGGCAGGCTATCTGGAAAGTTCTGCAGAATAGTTGAGATAAATCAAGCCCCAAACCAGCCCTGA
- a CDS encoding 2Fe-2S iron-sulfur cluster-binding protein, with protein sequence MAKVKINRKVLDIPVGERFGEHHHEIEKAGVEFGCTDGQCGVCVCTVLKGLECFAEPSEQEEETLWRIGEYEENRRLACQLLIEKEGCEIELETD encoded by the coding sequence ATGGCTAAGGTAAAGATAAATAGAAAGGTGCTTGATATACCAGTGGGTGAAAGGTTTGGAGAGCATCACCATGAGATAGAAAAGGCAGGCGTGGAGTTTGGGTGCACCGACGGTCAATGTGGTGTATGCGTTTGCACCGTCTTGAAGGGACTTGAGTGCTTTGCAGAGCCCTCGGAGCAGGAAGAGGAAACCCTCTGGAGAATAGGAGAATACGAAGAAAACCGTAGGCTCGCCTGCCAGCTCCTTATAGAAAAAGAGGGCTGTGAAATAGAGTTAGAAACCGACTAA
- a CDS encoding YgaP family membrane protein, whose product MDRALRATSGGVLLLVFLIAILPSDIHWFWKAFIVFMAINQIQSAFTGWCPVVSLYRKLGIKECTC is encoded by the coding sequence ATGGATAGAGCTTTGAGGGCTACTTCTGGTGGAGTGCTTTTGCTTGTGTTTCTAATTGCCATACTTCCGTCAGATATCCACTGGTTTTGGAAAGCCTTTATAGTGTTTATGGCTATAAACCAGATTCAGTCCGCCTTTACAGGCTGGTGTCCAGTAGTGTCTCTCTACAGAAAGCTGGGTATAAAGGAGTGCACCTGTTAG
- a CDS encoding oxidoreductase → MYKILEKLRLSEDACLLKVHAPHVSKAEPGQFVMVQHTKLSELVPLAILETFQEGFSCLVKAVGRSTLEILEEAESFQYVAGPLGKPFPVEKYGKVSFYAYSWGIAPILNVAKALKSAGNRLFLQVVSEEFYLRDRYEALFDEVRHSEDILNFEADLVVSAGSNRLSYQLTQLFPQTPIISMVNTHMLDAVGLCLVCRVLVDGKYALACAEGPWFHAHRIDWENLMAREETYKEQERLALEEYLRTLRRRTLAT, encoded by the coding sequence ATGTACAAAATCTTAGAAAAGTTAAGGCTCTCGGAAGATGCATGTCTTTTAAAAGTTCATGCACCCCATGTGTCTAAGGCGGAGCCAGGGCAGTTTGTGATGGTTCAGCATACAAAACTCTCGGAGTTAGTTCCTCTTGCCATACTTGAGACCTTTCAAGAGGGCTTTTCTTGTCTTGTAAAGGCGGTGGGTAGGTCCACCCTTGAGATATTGGAGGAGGCGGAGAGTTTTCAGTATGTGGCAGGACCTCTTGGCAAACCTTTCCCAGTAGAAAAATACGGAAAGGTGTCCTTTTACGCCTACTCTTGGGGTATTGCACCTATTTTAAACGTGGCGAAGGCTTTAAAATCTGCAGGCAACAGACTTTTCCTTCAGGTAGTATCTGAAGAGTTTTATCTAAGGGATAGGTATGAAGCACTTTTTGACGAGGTAAGGCACTCCGAGGATATACTAAACTTTGAGGCAGACCTTGTAGTATCCGCAGGGAGCAATAGGCTTTCATACCAACTTACCCAGCTCTTCCCTCAAACACCCATCATAAGCATGGTTAACACCCATATGCTTGATGCGGTAGGTCTTTGTCTTGTGTGTAGAGTTTTAGTGGATGGCAAATATGCCCTTGCTTGTGCGGAGGGTCCTTGGTTTCATGCCCATAGAATTGACTGGGAAAACCTTATGGCAAGGGAAGAGACCTACAAGGAGCAGGAGAGATTGGCTCTTGAGGAATACTTACGGACCTTAAGAAGAAGAACACTTGCTACATAG
- the kdsB gene encoding 3-deoxy-manno-octulosonate cytidylyltransferase, with protein MRRLIVIPARLSSTRLREKPLTPILGKPLIRWVVEGCLKTKERVILATDSERVYEVVKDLPVEVKFTPSDLPSGSDRVAYAIRDEEIDWVINYQGDEPFVYEEDIQRLFHALEDHPVATLAIKDPHAYKDPNSVKVVLRQDHTALYFSRSPIPYMKTSSDPYPLKHVGIYAYRKQTLLEFTTMQKSTLEALENLEQLRLLEAGYNIKVILTKNYYHGVDTEEDIRLVERELSARLFTNS; from the coding sequence ATGAGAAGACTTATCGTCATACCCGCAAGACTTAGCTCCACAAGACTAAGGGAAAAGCCTCTCACTCCTATACTCGGCAAGCCATTAATAAGATGGGTAGTGGAGGGCTGTTTGAAGACTAAGGAAAGGGTAATCTTGGCTACAGACAGCGAGAGGGTTTACGAAGTGGTAAAAGACCTTCCTGTGGAGGTAAAGTTTACACCCTCTGACCTACCCTCTGGAAGCGACAGAGTTGCCTATGCCATAAGAGACGAAGAGATAGATTGGGTAATTAACTATCAAGGTGATGAGCCCTTTGTATACGAGGAAGACATCCAGAGACTTTTCCACGCCCTTGAGGACCATCCTGTGGCTACCCTCGCCATAAAAGACCCACATGCCTACAAAGACCCCAACTCGGTAAAGGTAGTCTTGCGTCAAGACCACACCGCCCTATACTTCTCAAGGTCTCCCATACCATACATGAAAACTTCTTCAGACCCTTATCCGCTAAAACATGTAGGCATTTACGCTTACAGAAAGCAAACCCTTTTGGAGTTTACCACCATGCAAAAAAGCACGCTGGAAGCCTTAGAAAACCTTGAACAGCTCCGCCTTTTAGAGGCAGGCTACAACATAAAGGTAATCCTTACAAAAAACTACTATCACGGAGTAGACACGGAAGAGGATATAAGGCTCGTAGAAAGAGAACTCTCCGCAAGGCTTTTTACGAACTCATAA
- the lpxC gene encoding UDP-3-O-acyl-N-acetylglucosamine deacetylase, with amino-acid sequence MRQKTISRDVEFEGVGIHSGEVSRIVFHPEGENRGIRFLVRGTYIPANYKYVQGTDHATVLGKDGAKVSTVEHLLAVLYMLGVDNLTIEFIKGQEVPILDGSGYYFYKALKNLTLELEEEARFFEIKEPFEVRNCKGYIQAKPYEGFCASYRGYVKGILEEGIAQYCGNAREVVFARTFCYDKDVELLLQNGLAKGGSLKNAVVIGDGFVYNPEGMRSKDEPIRHKLLDLIGDLSLLGFRLKGKVFSYLGGHKLNYEFVKSLAESSLSTSLISSSVSTP; translated from the coding sequence ATGAGACAAAAAACTATCTCCAGAGATGTGGAGTTTGAGGGTGTTGGTATACATAGCGGTGAGGTCTCAAGGATAGTTTTCCATCCAGAGGGTGAAAACAGGGGCATAAGGTTTCTTGTAAGAGGGACCTATATACCTGCCAATTACAAATATGTGCAGGGCACAGACCATGCTACTGTGCTTGGAAAGGATGGAGCAAAGGTTAGCACCGTGGAGCACCTTCTTGCGGTTCTTTATATGCTGGGTGTAGACAACCTTACAATTGAGTTCATAAAAGGACAGGAAGTCCCTATACTTGACGGGAGCGGTTATTACTTTTATAAAGCCTTGAAAAACTTAACCCTTGAGCTTGAGGAAGAGGCAAGGTTTTTTGAGATAAAAGAGCCTTTTGAGGTGAGAAACTGTAAGGGATATATACAGGCAAAACCCTACGAAGGCTTTTGTGCGTCATACAGAGGCTATGTAAAAGGCATTCTTGAAGAGGGCATAGCTCAGTACTGTGGAAATGCAAGAGAGGTGGTCTTTGCAAGAACTTTCTGCTACGATAAGGATGTGGAGCTTCTGCTCCAGAATGGACTTGCAAAGGGTGGAAGTCTAAAGAACGCAGTGGTTATAGGTGATGGTTTTGTCTATAACCCAGAGGGCATGAGGTCAAAGGACGAGCCTATAAGGCATAAACTCTTGGATCTTATCGGAGACCTTAGCTTACTGGGCTTTAGGCTAAAGGGTAAAGTTTTCTCCTATCTTGGTGGACATAAGCTAAATTATGAGTTCGTAAAAAGCCTTGCGGAGAGTTCTCTTTCTACGAGCCTTATATCCTCTTCCGTGTCTACTCCGTGA
- a CDS encoding uroporphyrinogen-III synthase, whose translation MLKRIAFTRGEEDIKKDKPIFEKAGFQVLELPLIEEELLDFEPPKESFDFVVFQSPRAVKAFLSKCRLKGEKIVVVGEKTKKAVEEQGYKVWAMPENYYGEELIELFRGISGRVLLPKSAIGRDEVIEGLKALGLEVYALDVYTIKPKLYQKEELVDKLSTADAVVFASPSAVKGLLANLQKEEAISLLEPIKVVCIGKTTKGFFEREMGLKCLVPEKPSIERVVELLRGLA comes from the coding sequence ATGCTAAAAAGGATAGCCTTCACCAGAGGCGAGGAGGACATAAAAAAGGATAAGCCTATCTTTGAAAAAGCTGGCTTTCAAGTCTTGGAACTGCCTCTCATTGAAGAAGAACTTCTTGACTTTGAGCCTCCAAAGGAGAGCTTTGACTTTGTAGTCTTTCAGAGCCCAAGGGCGGTAAAGGCATTCCTTTCCAAGTGCAGGCTTAAAGGAGAGAAGATAGTGGTAGTAGGTGAAAAGACTAAAAAGGCAGTAGAGGAGCAGGGCTACAAGGTCTGGGCTATGCCAGAGAACTACTACGGAGAGGAGCTTATAGAGCTCTTTCGTGGTATTAGTGGAAGAGTTCTATTGCCAAAGTCTGCGATAGGAAGGGACGAAGTGATAGAGGGTCTAAAGGCTCTTGGTCTTGAGGTGTATGCTTTGGATGTATACACAATAAAGCCAAAGCTATACCAAAAGGAAGAGCTCGTTGATAAGCTCTCTACTGCGGACGCAGTGGTCTTTGCAAGTCCTTCTGCGGTCAAGGGTCTTCTTGCAAACTTGCAAAAGGAAGAAGCCATAAGCCTTTTAGAACCCATAAAGGTGGTATGCATTGGCAAAACTACAAAGGGTTTCTTTGAAAGGGAAATGGGTCTGAAGTGCCTTGTCCCTGAGAAGCCTTCTATTGAAAGGGTGGTGGAGCTCCTAAGAGGTTTGGCATAG
- the dnaG gene encoding DNA primase, producing the protein MSSYRDLLAKIDIVDVISSYIELKRVGNNYTARCPFHPDDTPSFYVSPSKGIFKCFGCGVGGDAVKFVSLYENIDYWEALEKLAKRYGIKINLKRREKDSQILLALQRVAEFYHEELKNSKVAIQYLQSRGINSKTITKFQLGFAGNTDKMIRLLKEEDLLEVYEKSSNLIKIDENLYRDLFKNRLIIPIRDIKGNVIAFGGRSLDGSHPKYVNSPESEVFKKRSSLFGLFEAKDYIKESQRVIIVEGYFDLMSLWQEGIRNCTAPLGTALTEDHAYMLSKMAKTAILLYDGDQAGKRAVRSSVPHLLKAKMEVKVVYLPEGEDPDSFVKKEPKLLREMLSSSLPIEEYMLEEIRKGDKQAFDDLLYFCGFIPDGVKRFELLREVSRITGLPITSLQDRIPKMEVKGEREKIELSYHEAVFLAGLYRFGTEGIDFENLRLSPQAMELIEALQKGEYHLLPGYIRNFKAYDLERAFQESLRMLSTVEESLTLSFEEIRKISKEQPRKLRVRR; encoded by the coding sequence ATGTCCTCTTACAGGGACCTTCTTGCAAAGATTGACATTGTGGATGTGATATCCTCTTACATAGAGCTAAAGAGAGTTGGCAATAACTACACCGCAAGGTGTCCCTTTCATCCCGATGATACACCATCCTTTTATGTATCTCCTTCAAAGGGCATTTTTAAGTGTTTCGGTTGTGGTGTGGGAGGCGATGCGGTTAAGTTTGTGAGCCTGTATGAAAACATAGACTACTGGGAAGCCCTTGAGAAATTAGCAAAGAGGTATGGTATAAAGATAAACCTTAAAAGGAGGGAGAAGGATAGTCAGATCCTGCTTGCCCTTCAAAGGGTCGCAGAGTTCTACCACGAAGAGCTAAAAAACAGCAAAGTAGCTATCCAATACTTACAAAGTAGAGGTATAAACTCAAAGACCATAACCAAGTTTCAGCTTGGCTTTGCGGGAAATACAGACAAGATGATAAGGCTACTTAAAGAGGAGGATCTTCTTGAGGTTTATGAAAAAAGCTCAAACCTTATAAAGATTGACGAAAACCTCTACAGAGACCTCTTCAAAAACAGGTTGATAATTCCCATAAGGGATATAAAGGGCAATGTAATAGCCTTTGGAGGCAGAAGTCTTGATGGAAGTCACCCTAAATATGTGAACTCTCCAGAATCTGAGGTTTTCAAGAAAAGGTCAAGCCTTTTTGGTCTCTTTGAGGCAAAGGACTACATAAAAGAATCCCAGCGGGTAATTATCGTAGAGGGCTATTTTGACCTTATGAGTCTCTGGCAGGAGGGTATAAGAAATTGCACTGCACCTCTCGGCACAGCACTCACAGAAGACCACGCTTATATGCTCTCTAAGATGGCAAAGACCGCAATACTCCTCTACGATGGAGACCAGGCAGGCAAGAGGGCAGTAAGGTCTTCTGTCCCACATCTTCTGAAAGCAAAGATGGAAGTGAAAGTGGTATACCTTCCAGAAGGAGAAGACCCAGACTCCTTTGTGAAAAAAGAGCCAAAGCTACTGAGGGAAATGCTAAGCTCTTCTCTGCCGATAGAAGAGTATATGCTTGAGGAAATAAGGAAGGGAGACAAGCAAGCCTTTGATGACCTTCTATACTTTTGTGGTTTTATACCAGATGGTGTTAAGAGGTTTGAGCTCCTTAGAGAAGTTTCAAGGATAACTGGACTTCCTATTACGAGCCTTCAGGATAGAATTCCCAAGATGGAAGTTAAAGGAGAAAGGGAAAAAATAGAGCTTAGCTATCACGAGGCGGTTTTTCTTGCCGGTCTATATAGGTTTGGGACTGAAGGAATAGACTTTGAGAATCTCAGACTTTCTCCTCAGGCTATGGAGCTTATTGAAGCACTTCAAAAAGGTGAATATCACCTTTTGCCAGGCTACATAAGGAACTTTAAAGCCTACGACCTTGAGAGGGCTTTTCAAGAAAGCCTTAGAATGCTTAGCACTGTAGAGGAGAGTTTGACTCTGAGCTTTGAAGAGATTAGAAAAATAAGCAAAGAACAACCACGAAAGCTAAGAGTCAGAAGGTGA
- the cimA gene encoding citramalate synthase: protein MEKVFIYDTTLRDGSQAEGVNFSLEDKLRIFQKLDEFGIDYIECGWPGANPKDTILFERLRKYKPQHAKVVAFGSTRRPTKKAEEDPQLENLIKSGARVITIFGKSWDFHVTEALKTTLEENLSMVYDSVRFLKDHVEEVIFDAEHFFDGYKHNPEYALEVLRSALEGGADWIVLCDTNGGSLPHEVYEITKKVKETFPTAKIGIHTHNDSESAVANSLMAVLAGVRQVHGTINGIGERTGNANLCSIIPNLQLKMGFLAVREESLRKLTELSNFISEISNMPLPKNMPFVGESAFAHKAGVHASAVLKHASTYEHIDPALVGNRRKITVSDLSGKSNILYKLREMGIEVDERSPELLKLVEKIKELEKEGYHFEAAEASFELLCKRHFGLVREYFNLDAYRVLIAKRSTDNLPVSEATVRLFIEDIKQHTAALGNGPVSALDRALRKALEEFYPSLKEVQLIDYKVRIVNESEGTYAKVRVLIESTDGKRKWGTVGVSENIIEASWIALTDSLVYKLHKDEEEVII, encoded by the coding sequence ATGGAAAAGGTTTTCATTTATGACACTACTCTAAGAGATGGCTCTCAGGCGGAGGGTGTAAACTTCTCCCTTGAGGATAAACTGCGTATATTTCAGAAGCTGGATGAGTTTGGTATAGACTACATAGAATGTGGATGGCCCGGTGCAAACCCCAAGGATACCATACTCTTTGAAAGGCTCAGAAAATACAAGCCTCAGCATGCAAAGGTGGTGGCTTTTGGCTCTACCAGAAGACCTACAAAGAAAGCAGAAGAAGACCCGCAGTTGGAAAACCTTATAAAGTCTGGTGCAAGGGTTATAACCATATTTGGCAAAAGCTGGGATTTTCACGTAACGGAGGCTTTAAAGACTACCCTTGAAGAGAACCTCTCCATGGTCTACGACTCTGTAAGGTTTCTCAAAGACCATGTGGAAGAGGTCATCTTTGATGCGGAGCACTTCTTTGACGGATACAAGCACAATCCAGAGTATGCCCTTGAGGTTTTAAGGTCTGCCCTTGAGGGAGGTGCGGACTGGATTGTGTTATGTGATACCAACGGAGGCTCTCTGCCTCACGAAGTTTACGAGATAACCAAAAAGGTAAAGGAAACCTTCCCCACAGCCAAGATAGGCATACACACCCACAATGATTCTGAAAGCGCAGTTGCTAACTCCCTTATGGCGGTTTTGGCAGGTGTAAGGCAGGTGCATGGCACTATAAACGGTATTGGAGAAAGGACAGGCAACGCAAACCTCTGTTCTATAATTCCAAACCTTCAACTAAAGATGGGTTTTCTTGCGGTGCGGGAGGAGAGCTTAAGAAAGCTCACTGAGCTTAGCAACTTTATCTCCGAAATATCCAATATGCCACTTCCAAAGAATATGCCCTTTGTGGGTGAAAGTGCCTTTGCCCACAAGGCGGGAGTGCATGCCTCTGCGGTTCTAAAGCATGCAAGCACTTACGAACACATAGACCCTGCCCTTGTGGGAAACAGAAGAAAGATAACAGTTTCAGACCTGTCCGGTAAGAGCAATATTCTATACAAACTCAGAGAGATGGGTATTGAGGTGGACGAGCGATCTCCAGAGCTTTTAAAACTCGTTGAAAAGATAAAGGAACTTGAAAAGGAAGGATACCACTTTGAAGCGGCGGAGGCCTCCTTTGAGCTTTTATGCAAAAGGCACTTTGGTCTCGTTAGAGAATACTTCAACCTTGATGCCTATAGAGTTCTAATAGCTAAGAGAAGCACTGACAACTTGCCAGTGTCCGAAGCAACGGTCAGGCTCTTTATAGAAGACATAAAACAACATACCGCAGCACTGGGTAATGGACCAGTAAGTGCCCTTGATAGAGCCCTTAGGAAGGCACTTGAGGAGTTTTACCCAAGCCTTAAAGAGGTTCAACTTATAGACTACAAGGTAAGAATAGTAAACGAGTCAGAAGGGACATATGCAAAGGTTAGAGTCCTTATAGAGTCCACAGATGGGAAGAGGAAATGGGGGACTGTGGGGGTCTCCGAAAACATAATAGAAGCCTCCTGGATAGCTCTTACAGACAGCCTTGTTTACAAACTTCACAAGGATGAAGAGGAAGTTATAATTTAG
- a CDS encoding S41 family peptidase, with protein MSRFKLLGMFFATFVVGFLLGIAGASQGSRQEDEYRYFRMFTDVFRTVKENYVGEVNTRELIYGALNGMLKSLDPFSAFFTPEQYREFRQETGGEFGGVGIEIGMDKGRPIVISPIEGTPAYRAGIKSGDTIIEIDGEDTSNMNLMDVVRRIRGKPGTKVTLTIMRKGVDKPIKVELERAIIKVESVKWTKVQDVGYIRLSQFTEGAGREVERAVRNLMSQGVKGIVLDLRNDPGGLLTEAINVSEVFLKEGKLVVYTKTKNGEVTRYFSRKKPVLPENVPLLVLINRGSASASEIVAGALQDHKRAILVGERSFGKASVQNIIPLEDGSAIKLTVAHYYTPLGRLIDKKGIQPDVEVKVSEEQEEKLQEAIRQRRLQGATGVIVEPELDPQLKRAIEIIKSGHKGYAHTGG; from the coding sequence ATGAGCAGGTTTAAGCTCCTTGGTATGTTTTTTGCAACCTTCGTGGTGGGATTTTTGCTGGGAATTGCTGGTGCATCTCAGGGTAGTAGACAGGAAGACGAATATAGATACTTCAGGATGTTCACCGATGTGTTTCGCACCGTCAAGGAAAATTATGTAGGGGAAGTCAATACAAGGGAGCTTATATACGGAGCACTCAATGGAATGCTCAAATCCCTTGACCCTTTTTCTGCCTTCTTTACTCCAGAACAGTATAGAGAGTTCAGACAGGAAACAGGAGGAGAGTTTGGTGGTGTGGGTATAGAGATAGGCATGGACAAGGGAAGACCAATAGTCATATCACCCATAGAAGGCACACCAGCCTATAGAGCAGGCATAAAGTCTGGTGACACAATTATTGAAATAGACGGTGAAGATACCTCTAATATGAACCTGATGGACGTGGTAAGAAGGATAAGGGGTAAGCCTGGGACCAAAGTAACTCTAACGATAATGAGAAAGGGAGTAGACAAACCCATAAAGGTTGAGCTGGAAAGGGCTATCATAAAGGTAGAAAGCGTCAAATGGACAAAAGTGCAAGATGTGGGATACATAAGGCTCTCTCAGTTTACAGAGGGTGCGGGTAGGGAAGTGGAGAGAGCGGTAAGGAATCTTATGTCTCAGGGTGTAAAAGGAATAGTGCTTGACCTCAGAAATGACCCAGGCGGTCTCCTTACAGAGGCTATAAATGTGTCTGAGGTCTTTCTAAAGGAGGGTAAGCTTGTGGTTTATACGAAGACAAAAAACGGCGAGGTAACGAGATACTTCTCAAGGAAAAAGCCAGTGCTTCCAGAAAATGTCCCTCTCCTTGTCCTTATAAACAGAGGTTCCGCTAGTGCATCAGAAATAGTGGCAGGTGCACTGCAAGATCACAAAAGGGCTATACTGGTAGGTGAAAGGAGCTTTGGAAAGGCGTCCGTGCAAAACATAATACCTCTTGAAGATGGCTCAGCGATAAAGCTAACGGTAGCTCACTATTACACACCCTTAGGAAGGCTAATAGACAAAAAGGGTATACAGCCAGATGTGGAGGTAAAAGTTTCGGAAGAACAAGAGGAAAAGCTGCAAGAGGCTATAAGGCAAAGAAGGC